One window from the genome of Dyadobacter sp. CECT 9275 encodes:
- a CDS encoding SDR family oxidoreductase, translating into MDLNLKGKTALVCGSTQGIGLATAVELALLGANVTLIARNENALRDAVNRLDITHGQLHRYLVADFADTSVVKEAIENYLRLCPEVHILVNNTGGPAGGPIIDADTEQFVKTFQMHLINNQILTQAVVPAMKKAGYGRIVNIISTSVKQPIPGLGVSNTIRGAVASWSKTLSVELGPYGITTNNVLPGYTKTARLDTTLTMRSNEQGKTREEITEQIEATIPIRRFTEAPEVGAAAAFLCTPAAASINGINLPVDGGKTESL; encoded by the coding sequence ATGGATCTTAACCTTAAGGGAAAAACGGCATTGGTTTGCGGGAGTACACAGGGAATTGGCCTGGCAACTGCGGTAGAACTTGCGCTTCTGGGCGCAAACGTGACTTTAATAGCAAGAAATGAAAACGCGCTGAGAGACGCCGTCAACAGGCTCGACATCACACACGGCCAGCTGCACCGCTACCTGGTAGCCGATTTTGCCGACACATCGGTGGTGAAGGAGGCCATTGAAAATTATCTGCGACTTTGTCCGGAGGTTCATATTCTGGTCAACAACACAGGCGGACCTGCCGGAGGGCCTATCATTGATGCCGATACCGAACAGTTTGTTAAAACTTTCCAGATGCATCTGATCAACAATCAAATCCTGACCCAGGCCGTGGTACCTGCCATGAAAAAAGCTGGTTATGGACGGATTGTCAACATTATCAGTACTTCCGTGAAACAGCCCATCCCCGGCTTGGGTGTTTCCAATACCATCCGCGGTGCCGTGGCCAGCTGGTCCAAAACACTTTCAGTTGAACTGGGACCCTATGGCATTACCACCAACAATGTACTGCCCGGCTACACCAAAACTGCCAGGCTGGACACTACCCTTACCATGAGAAGCAATGAGCAAGGCAAAACAAGGGAAGAAATAACAGAACAAATAGAAGCCACGATTCCCATCCGACGCTTTACAGAAGCGCCGGAAGTCGGTGCAGCGGCTGCATTTCTGTGCACACCCGCCGCCGCCAGTATCAACGGTATCAATTTGCCAGTAGATGGCGGGAAAACAGAGAGTTTGTAA
- a CDS encoding FAD-binding and (Fe-S)-binding domain-containing protein: MMPQTAVDDSTLRKLAETIEGDLFLDETIRTLYATDASAYREMPLAVAIPKHITDIRNLISFANKNHISLIPRTAGTSLAGQVVGNGIVVDVSKNFTKILEINQEEHWVRVQPGVVRDELNMALKPYGLYFGPETSTANRAMIGGMVGNNSCGSNSIVYGSAREHTLEVKAILADGTDAEFKQLNAAEYADLLSAARSKNGSASLLDKIYLSTDSILASDNNQEEIRKNFPKPSISRRNTGYALDMLLNMEPYSQQENAEEARPFNMCSLIAGSEGTLCFLTEIKLNLVPLPPKTQGLVCVHCNSIDEALRATVLTLKYQPHAVELIDDYVLECASTNAEQKKNAFFVMNKPDGSFPAILVADLSRETKEEVEALAAALTAELMEAGIGFHYPLLFGEDTKKIWSLRKAGLGLLANIPGDEKAVAVIEDTAVDVYDQPDYIRDFNIILKKHGMSAVHYAHAGTGELHLRPIINLKTSEGHRQFRMIAEEIATLVKKYDGSLSGEHGDGRLRGEFIPKMVGEHNYNLFKEIKKAWDPNNIFNPGKIVDTAPMDTFLRYEADQQTPEFKTHFRFHDQTILQHAEQCNGSGDCRKTQLSGGTMCPSFMATRNEKDTTRARANILREMLTRSPKENRFDNKAIKEVYDLCLACKGCKGECPSNVDVAKLKMEFLQQYHDVHGVPLRSWLVGNFSKMTGLASYVPWAYNLVYKNAPLRRIANRIVGFHPDRTMPLLHDTTLKGWWKNKVKKEVSSTKNAKNQPKVYLFCDEFTNYNDVEIGKKSILALEKLGYEVIIPEHGPSGRPQLSKGLLRDAKKLAENNIKLLKDIISYDTPLVGIEPSAILTFRDEYPDLVGDEWVEEAKKLAMNALQFDEFIAREMELKKITKNQFTKEKRLIKLHGHCQQKAISSVVPTKKMLSLPENYTVQLIPSGCCGMAGSFGYETEHYDLSMQIGELVLFPAVRQQPEEVIIAAPGTSCRHQIHDGTGRKALHPAEILWDALV; the protein is encoded by the coding sequence ATGATGCCGCAAACAGCTGTTGATGATTCTACCCTCCGTAAACTTGCCGAGACCATTGAAGGCGATTTATTTCTGGATGAAACCATTCGTACCCTTTACGCAACTGACGCCTCTGCCTATCGCGAAATGCCCCTGGCGGTGGCCATACCAAAGCATATTACCGATATCAGGAACCTGATCTCCTTCGCTAATAAAAATCATATCTCTCTTATTCCAAGAACAGCGGGCACCTCGCTTGCCGGGCAGGTGGTAGGAAACGGTATCGTAGTGGATGTTTCAAAAAACTTCACTAAAATACTGGAAATCAACCAGGAAGAACATTGGGTAAGGGTTCAGCCTGGTGTGGTTCGTGACGAGCTGAATATGGCTCTTAAGCCCTATGGCCTGTACTTTGGTCCCGAAACTTCTACTGCCAACCGGGCCATGATCGGCGGGATGGTTGGGAATAATTCCTGCGGATCTAACAGTATCGTTTATGGAAGTGCCAGGGAGCATACGCTGGAAGTAAAAGCCATACTGGCGGATGGCACCGATGCCGAATTTAAACAACTCAACGCTGCCGAATATGCGGATCTACTCAGTGCTGCGCGAAGTAAAAACGGCAGTGCCTCCTTACTGGATAAAATTTATCTTTCCACAGACAGCATACTTGCTTCGGATAATAACCAAGAGGAAATCCGAAAAAACTTCCCGAAACCCAGCATCAGCAGACGTAATACAGGCTATGCGCTGGATATGCTCCTGAACATGGAACCTTATTCCCAACAGGAAAACGCAGAAGAAGCCAGGCCTTTTAATATGTGCAGTCTCATTGCGGGTTCGGAAGGTACGCTTTGTTTTTTGACAGAAATCAAACTAAACCTCGTACCGCTGCCCCCTAAAACGCAGGGCCTGGTATGCGTGCATTGTAATTCTATTGATGAAGCTTTACGAGCGACTGTCCTGACGCTTAAGTACCAGCCTCATGCCGTGGAACTTATTGACGACTACGTACTTGAATGCGCCAGTACCAATGCCGAACAAAAGAAAAATGCCTTTTTTGTAATGAATAAGCCGGACGGCAGCTTTCCTGCTATTCTCGTAGCCGACCTCTCACGCGAAACAAAGGAGGAAGTTGAAGCCTTGGCTGCGGCTTTAACAGCAGAGCTCATGGAAGCCGGAATCGGGTTTCACTATCCGCTTTTATTTGGAGAGGACACCAAAAAAATATGGAGCTTGCGTAAAGCGGGGCTCGGCTTGCTGGCTAATATTCCGGGCGATGAAAAGGCAGTGGCGGTCATAGAAGACACGGCGGTAGATGTATACGACCAGCCTGATTACATCAGGGATTTCAATATAATTCTCAAGAAACATGGCATGTCAGCGGTGCATTACGCACATGCAGGGACAGGAGAATTACACCTTCGCCCGATTATAAATCTCAAAACTTCGGAAGGACATCGCCAGTTCAGGATGATCGCCGAAGAAATTGCAACACTGGTTAAAAAATATGACGGGTCACTGTCCGGCGAGCATGGCGACGGGCGTCTGAGAGGTGAATTTATTCCTAAGATGGTCGGTGAACATAACTATAACCTGTTTAAGGAAATTAAAAAGGCCTGGGACCCCAACAATATTTTCAATCCCGGAAAAATTGTTGATACAGCCCCTATGGATACTTTTCTCCGTTATGAGGCCGACCAGCAAACACCTGAATTCAAGACCCATTTCAGATTTCACGATCAGACAATACTTCAGCATGCCGAGCAATGTAACGGCTCCGGCGACTGCCGTAAAACCCAGCTGAGCGGCGGAACCATGTGCCCAAGTTTCATGGCAACGCGCAATGAAAAGGATACCACAAGAGCCCGGGCAAACATTCTGCGCGAGATGCTCACCCGTTCTCCAAAAGAGAACAGGTTTGACAATAAGGCCATCAAGGAAGTTTATGATTTATGCCTAGCCTGCAAAGGCTGCAAAGGCGAATGCCCGTCCAATGTGGATGTTGCCAAGCTTAAAATGGAGTTCCTACAGCAATATCATGATGTGCACGGAGTACCGCTAAGGTCATGGCTGGTGGGCAATTTCTCCAAAATGACCGGACTCGCAAGCTATGTTCCCTGGGCTTATAACCTGGTTTATAAAAATGCCCCATTGCGCCGGATTGCCAACCGGATCGTTGGCTTTCACCCTGACCGGACCATGCCTTTGCTGCACGACACTACCCTGAAAGGCTGGTGGAAGAACAAAGTAAAAAAGGAGGTATCAAGCACAAAAAATGCGAAAAACCAACCAAAGGTTTATCTGTTTTGTGACGAATTTACCAATTATAACGATGTTGAGATTGGCAAGAAATCCATACTCGCGCTGGAAAAATTAGGGTACGAGGTAATCATTCCCGAACATGGCCCCTCAGGCAGACCTCAGCTGTCAAAAGGATTACTCAGGGATGCAAAGAAATTGGCTGAAAACAATATCAAACTACTTAAAGATATCATATCCTACGATACGCCGTTGGTGGGTATAGAGCCATCGGCGATCCTCACGTTCCGCGACGAATACCCCGACCTTGTGGGAGACGAATGGGTGGAAGAAGCGAAAAAACTGGCTATGAATGCCCTGCAGTTTGACGAATTCATCGCCCGCGAAATGGAACTGAAAAAGATTACTAAAAATCAGTTTACAAAAGAAAAACGGCTCATCAAGCTTCATGGGCACTGTCAGCAGAAAGCCATTTCCAGCGTGGTACCAACTAAAAAAATGCTTTCGCTGCCTGAAAATTATACCGTTCAGCTGATCCCATCAGGTTGCTGCGGCATGGCCGGTTCATTTGGGTATGAAACGGAGCATTACGACCTTTCCATGCAGATAGGTGAGCTGGTCCTGTTCCCGGCCGTGAGACAGCAACCCGAAGAGGTGATCATCGCCGCGCCCGGCACCAGCTGCAGGCATCAGATTCATGACGGAACGGGACGAAAGGCATTACACCCCGCAGAAATACTTTGGGATGCTTTGGTTTAA
- the arfB gene encoding alternative ribosome rescue aminoacyl-tRNA hydrolase ArfB, which translates to MIDPQILHSELSFQTARSGGSGGQNVNKVESKVELRFDIPNSAILTEDQKQILYERIPSRLTNDKILILYHQTERSQYANKEKVIEKFDRMISQAFIVPKNRKPTKPTLASKLQRLQEKQRKGMVKSMRKRPLPE; encoded by the coding sequence ATGATTGACCCTCAAATATTACATAGTGAACTTAGTTTTCAAACGGCGAGAAGCGGTGGAAGCGGCGGGCAAAACGTCAATAAAGTAGAGTCAAAGGTTGAACTGCGGTTTGATATCCCCAACTCGGCGATTTTAACCGAAGACCAAAAACAGATACTTTATGAGCGTATTCCTTCCCGGCTCACCAACGACAAGATCCTGATCCTGTACCACCAGACAGAGCGTTCTCAGTATGCCAATAAGGAAAAAGTGATTGAGAAATTCGACCGCATGATCAGTCAGGCGTTTATTGTTCCCAAAAACCGGAAGCCTACCAAACCAACCCTTGCCAGCAAACTTCAGCGCTTGCAGGAAAAGCAACGCAAGGGAATGGTGAAATCCATGCGTAAAAGGCCTTTGCCAGAATAG
- a CDS encoding Uma2 family endonuclease, whose protein sequence is MTLAVSSSLAEYQNELRLDLLIDMDDDAFFEFCQRNPELRFERNPDGTIIIMPLTGGKTGIRNSELSFEVVLWNRARRLGQVFDSSTGFRFPNGAMRSPDIAWISNQKWDLLTAREQEKFPPVSPEFIVELMSANDKLKQAQAKMTEYIENGVLLAWLINPKDQEAYVYRSNGSTHHITDFDQYLSGEDILPDFKFDLRLLK, encoded by the coding sequence ATGACACTGGCTGTTAGTAGCTCGCTTGCTGAATACCAGAATGAACTGCGTCTTGACTTGCTCATAGACATGGATGATGATGCATTTTTCGAATTCTGTCAACGTAATCCTGAACTTCGTTTTGAGCGCAATCCAGACGGAACAATCATCATTATGCCTTTAACAGGAGGAAAAACGGGAATCAGAAATTCGGAGCTTTCTTTTGAAGTGGTTTTATGGAACCGGGCCCGTCGGCTAGGACAGGTGTTTGACTCCTCAACCGGATTCAGATTCCCTAATGGTGCTATGCGTTCCCCTGATATTGCCTGGATAAGTAATCAGAAATGGGATTTACTGACAGCCAGGGAACAGGAAAAATTTCCGCCTGTTTCTCCTGAATTCATTGTGGAGCTAATGTCTGCAAATGACAAGCTCAAACAGGCCCAGGCAAAAATGACTGAATATATTGAAAATGGTGTGCTGCTTGCATGGCTTATCAATCCTAAGGATCAGGAAGCGTATGTCTATCGGAGCAATGGTTCTACCCATCATATTACAGATTTTGATCAATACTTATCCGGGGAAGACATATTACCTGATTTCAAGTTCGACCTCCGGCTGCTTAAATAA
- a CDS encoding TIM barrel protein — MKIEQYQIDQYNDTLFSRHNNQFIFLKEQLAEQGINSAEVLKALEAFQVAIPSWALGTGGTRFGRFSGVGEPRSLEEKIEDVGLLHALNRSSGSISLHIPWDIPEQAASIISLATSLDLKFDAVNSNTFQDQKGQEHSYKFGSLSHVDAHVRKQAVEHNIEVIKYGKDLGSKALSVWLSDGSCFPGQSNFVRAFQNTLESLQEIYAALPEDWKVFVEYKAYEPNFYSTVIQDWGSSLLFCQKLGPKADVLVDLGHHLPNANIEQIVATLMMEGRLAGFHFNDSKYGDDDLTVGSIRPYMLFLIFVELVEGMNRAGKGSDGYAWMIDASHNVKDPLEDLLQSVEAILIAYAQALLVDRKKLALARQQNDVVLAQQILQNAFRTDVRPLVRESIRLSGGALDTIGLFRHLKVRNELMNERGKLTVATGL, encoded by the coding sequence ATGAAAATAGAACAGTATCAGATTGACCAGTATAATGACACCCTTTTTTCACGTCATAACAATCAGTTTATATTTCTGAAGGAACAGCTGGCTGAACAGGGGATCAATTCCGCTGAGGTTCTCAAAGCACTGGAGGCCTTTCAGGTTGCCATTCCCAGCTGGGCGCTTGGTACGGGAGGTACTCGTTTCGGACGCTTTTCTGGTGTTGGTGAGCCACGTTCACTGGAAGAAAAGATTGAAGATGTTGGCCTGCTGCATGCCCTTAACAGGTCCAGCGGATCTATTTCCCTGCATATTCCATGGGATATACCTGAGCAAGCGGCGTCTATCATCAGTCTGGCTACTTCTCTTGATCTTAAATTTGATGCCGTAAACAGCAATACATTTCAGGATCAGAAAGGACAGGAGCATTCTTACAAATTCGGGTCATTGTCGCACGTTGATGCGCACGTTCGCAAGCAGGCGGTTGAACATAATATAGAAGTAATCAAATATGGTAAGGATCTGGGATCGAAGGCATTGTCCGTTTGGTTATCCGATGGTTCCTGTTTTCCGGGTCAGTCCAATTTTGTAAGGGCGTTTCAAAATACGCTGGAATCTCTCCAGGAAATATATGCCGCCCTGCCTGAGGACTGGAAGGTGTTTGTTGAATACAAAGCCTATGAACCCAATTTTTATTCGACCGTTATTCAGGATTGGGGAAGTTCTCTCTTGTTTTGTCAGAAACTGGGGCCCAAAGCAGATGTACTGGTTGATCTGGGGCACCACCTTCCGAATGCCAATATTGAGCAGATTGTAGCCACGTTGATGATGGAGGGTCGTTTGGCCGGATTCCATTTTAATGACTCCAAATATGGCGATGACGACCTGACCGTGGGCAGCATCCGCCCGTATATGTTGTTCCTGATTTTCGTTGAACTGGTGGAAGGGATGAACCGTGCCGGAAAAGGCAGCGACGGTTATGCCTGGATGATTGATGCGAGCCATAATGTAAAGGACCCCCTGGAAGATTTGTTACAGTCGGTCGAGGCCATACTCATTGCCTATGCGCAGGCGTTACTGGTTGACAGGAAAAAACTTGCGCTGGCTCGTCAACAAAATGACGTGGTACTGGCTCAGCAGATACTGCAGAATGCTTTCCGGACCGATGTTCGTCCGTTGGTACGGGAGTCCATACGGCTAAGCGGAGGTGCTTTGGATACCATAGGGTTGTTCCGTCACCTCAAAGTAAGAAATGAGTTAATGAATGAACGTGGAAAACTGACAGTTGCCACGGGACTATAA
- a CDS encoding MFS transporter: protein MNPGTSLVSRYKVNSVFSLPVIVVSLGYFVDVYDLLLFNIVRVPSLKDLGLSEEQISTVGSQVYNWQQAGLLIGGFMWGILGDKLGRRSVLFGSIMTYSLANIACGFTNNVDLYSVLRFIAGVGLAGELGAGITLISEILPGRLRGYGASIVAGVGLLGAIAAFFAVKLTDWRTAYFIGGGMGIILLGLRVNVLESLLFDESIRKTKARAVQWWSIFTKWPRFIRYLRCMGIGLPTYMVIGIYATFGNEFAKALGITGEVQAGNCVLYTYLGVVTGDFFSGFLSQWLRSRKKAILLMMVMTFMATVYLIYGGIQKVETLYTCYAVLGFSIGYIAMFLTTTAEQFGTNLRATVTTSVANNVRATVLLTLPLYQYLKPEWGVLHAGAMVGIICFCLAVFSLWKMEETYGKDLNYEES, encoded by the coding sequence ATGAACCCAGGTACCTCACTTGTCAGTCGTTATAAAGTCAACTCTGTTTTTTCCCTGCCGGTAATAGTCGTATCACTCGGTTATTTTGTGGATGTTTATGACCTGCTTCTTTTTAATATAGTCAGGGTGCCTAGCCTTAAGGATCTGGGCCTTTCTGAAGAACAGATATCAACCGTAGGGTCTCAAGTGTATAACTGGCAGCAGGCCGGGTTGCTGATCGGCGGATTTATGTGGGGCATTCTCGGGGATAAACTGGGAAGGCGTTCGGTTCTTTTTGGCTCCATAATGACCTACTCGCTGGCCAATATTGCATGTGGTTTTACCAATAATGTCGACTTGTATTCTGTTTTGAGATTTATTGCCGGAGTGGGTCTTGCTGGAGAATTGGGCGCTGGCATTACGCTGATTTCTGAGATACTTCCGGGGCGTTTAAGAGGGTACGGAGCATCTATTGTTGCCGGCGTGGGATTGCTCGGCGCCATAGCTGCTTTTTTTGCTGTAAAACTCACCGACTGGCGCACTGCTTACTTTATTGGAGGTGGAATGGGGATCATCTTACTTGGTTTGCGGGTGAATGTGCTCGAATCCCTTTTGTTTGATGAAAGTATCAGGAAAACAAAAGCCAGGGCAGTACAATGGTGGTCAATCTTTACAAAGTGGCCGAGGTTCATCAGGTATCTTCGCTGCATGGGTATAGGATTGCCAACTTACATGGTCATAGGTATTTACGCTACCTTCGGGAATGAATTCGCAAAGGCGCTGGGCATAACAGGCGAGGTTCAGGCAGGCAATTGCGTATTGTATACCTATCTTGGTGTGGTAACCGGTGATTTTTTCAGCGGCTTTCTTAGCCAGTGGCTCAGGTCCAGAAAGAAAGCGATCCTCTTGATGATGGTAATGACTTTTATGGCTACCGTTTATCTTATCTACGGAGGGATCCAAAAAGTAGAAACGTTATATACTTGTTACGCGGTACTGGGATTTTCAATAGGATATATCGCTATGTTTCTGACCACCACAGCGGAGCAGTTCGGGACCAATCTCAGAGCTACGGTAACTACTTCCGTTGCCAATAATGTCCGGGCAACGGTGCTGCTAACGCTGCCTCTTTATCAGTACCTTAAACCGGAATGGGGAGTTTTGCACGCGGGCGCGATGGTGGGAATCATCTGTTTTTGTCTCGCCGTTTTTTCCCTCTGGAAAATGGAAGAGACTTACGGAAAGGATTTGAATTATGAGGAATCCTGA
- a CDS encoding DUF6600 domain-containing protein, protein MNAMHKFRIFGFSILFLAGIAVQDHAKAQPGVSISFQTFYQELSPYGRWINSPRYGTVWTPYVSQYFQPYSTNGYWEMTDYGNTWVSEYEWGWAPFHYGRWSYDDYTGWFWVPGYEWGPAWVNWRSGGGYYGWAPLGPGISVNVSVNIPSFWWVFVPQRYMCVRDWHSYWVPRGRVNHIYNQTTIINNYYRNDNRTYVYGPRREELQRVTRRDIPVRQIDASRRGRVIIASNSRESDRYDSRDNSRSNSRIDASDSGYDRGSRERISSGRTENGRGDENDNYNRDTPAGRRGGNDDPNTSGTRINERSSRERSEYNAPENRSSRNGGYTPGSSPAQNEGYNRGNSDNGYSRQRVEPSERYNRRPEYNANPNGGRSSGNAPSVRSAPAERSSSPARGGESRSGDNASRSSRSSSERGGRSPR, encoded by the coding sequence ATGAACGCCATGCACAAATTTCGGATATTCGGCTTCTCCATTTTATTTCTTGCCGGTATTGCTGTGCAAGATCATGCCAAGGCTCAACCTGGTGTTTCCATTTCATTCCAGACATTTTATCAGGAACTTTCACCCTACGGACGGTGGATCAATTCACCCAGGTACGGTACCGTGTGGACTCCTTACGTTTCTCAGTATTTTCAGCCCTATTCCACCAACGGATACTGGGAAATGACCGACTATGGCAACACCTGGGTCTCTGAATATGAATGGGGCTGGGCGCCGTTTCATTATGGACGCTGGTCTTATGACGACTACACTGGCTGGTTTTGGGTACCTGGCTACGAATGGGGCCCTGCCTGGGTGAACTGGCGCTCCGGTGGCGGATATTACGGATGGGCTCCGCTGGGCCCTGGTATAAGTGTCAATGTATCGGTTAATATTCCCTCTTTCTGGTGGGTTTTTGTACCGCAGCGTTATATGTGTGTGCGTGACTGGCACAGTTACTGGGTACCCCGCGGCAGAGTAAACCATATTTATAATCAAACGACCATTATCAACAACTATTACCGGAACGACAACCGGACTTATGTTTATGGCCCCAGAAGAGAAGAACTTCAACGGGTTACACGCAGAGATATACCCGTGCGCCAGATTGACGCAAGCCGTAGGGGAAGGGTAATTATTGCCTCGAACAGCCGGGAAAGCGACCGTTACGATTCCCGGGATAACAGCCGCAGCAACAGCCGGATAGATGCCTCGGACTCGGGGTATGACCGAGGCTCACGGGAAAGAATTTCTTCTGGCCGGACAGAAAACGGACGTGGTGATGAGAATGATAATTATAACCGCGATACCCCTGCCGGTCGGCGCGGAGGAAACGACGACCCCAATACTTCCGGTACCAGGATTAATGAAAGAAGCAGCCGTGAGAGATCCGAATATAATGCGCCCGAAAACAGGAGCAGCCGCAACGGAGGGTATACACCCGGCAGTTCACCCGCACAAAACGAAGGCTATAACCGGGGAAATTCGGATAATGGCTATTCCCGTCAAAGAGTAGAACCCTCCGAACGTTACAACCGCCGGCCCGAATACAATGCTAACCCCAACGGCGGGCGCAGTTCAGGCAACGCGCCTTCGGTAAGATCTGCCCCTGCTGAAAGAAGCAGTTCTCCTGCAAGAGGAGGCGAGTCAAGATCAGGTGATAACGCCTCAAGAAGTTCAAGGTCATCGTCCGAAAGAGGAGGTAGATCCCCCAGATAA
- a CDS encoding GntR family transcriptional regulator, with the protein MEIQFDIEFKESAPKYMQIIKSLVQAISKGKLKRGDKIPSINQLSEEYLLSRDTVEKAYKHLIKDGILISVRGKGYFINRVDIENTLRVLLVFNKISNYKKQIYNAFVENVGRNVNVDLHIHHSNINIFKNLIKNSIGEYDYYVIMPHFYEKADEVVEILKLIPAEKLILLDKDIDLNSKKHSSVYQNFEKDIVTALNDAKDLLNVYKKLILIFPTIIPYPKEIIKGFRIFCIQHEIEHEIIYDFHENSTVINHAAYVVIEENDLVNLIKKCREHQLSIGKDIGIISYNETPLKEILLDGITTISTDHEQMGKTAAELIIENKRAIIKNPFTLIKRKSL; encoded by the coding sequence ATGGAAATACAATTTGACATCGAGTTCAAGGAGAGCGCACCCAAGTACATGCAGATTATCAAATCCCTGGTGCAGGCGATCAGTAAAGGCAAGCTGAAAAGGGGAGATAAAATACCATCCATCAACCAGCTAAGTGAAGAGTATCTGCTGTCCCGGGATACGGTCGAGAAGGCATACAAACATCTGATCAAAGACGGAATTCTGATTTCGGTCAGGGGAAAGGGCTATTTCATTAACCGGGTCGACATTGAAAATACGCTGCGCGTACTATTGGTATTCAATAAAATAAGCAATTATAAAAAACAGATATACAACGCCTTTGTCGAGAATGTGGGGCGGAACGTGAATGTTGACCTCCATATTCATCACTCCAATATCAATATCTTCAAAAACCTGATCAAAAATAGCATCGGTGAATACGATTACTACGTTATCATGCCTCACTTTTATGAAAAAGCCGATGAAGTGGTTGAGATTCTTAAGCTGATACCTGCCGAAAAACTTATTTTACTGGATAAGGATATTGATCTCAACAGTAAAAAACATTCTTCGGTATACCAGAATTTTGAAAAAGATATCGTTACCGCATTAAATGATGCCAAAGATCTGCTCAATGTATACAAAAAGCTTATCCTGATATTCCCGACCATTATTCCGTATCCGAAGGAAATCATTAAGGGGTTCAGGATCTTTTGTATACAACATGAGATAGAACACGAGATCATCTATGATTTTCATGAAAACAGTACGGTCATCAATCATGCAGCCTATGTGGTTATTGAGGAAAATGATCTGGTGAATCTCATCAAAAAATGCAGGGAACATCAGCTGAGCATTGGGAAGGATATCGGAATTATTTCCTATAACGAAACACCTTTAAAAGAAATATTACTGGATGGTATTACCACAATATCTACAGACCATGAACAAATGGGGAAAACAGCTGCGGAACTTATCATTGAGAATAAAAGAGCTATCATCAAAAACCCTTTCACACTGATAAAGAGAAAGTCACTTTAA